The Eschrichtius robustus isolate mEscRob2 chromosome 16, mEscRob2.pri, whole genome shotgun sequence DNA segment CCCATCTTCCTGGTGTCAGGTCAAGTGCTCCTGGGTCCGACCCTTGCTGGCCCTACAgggtcctggccaggccagggctAGGTCCCAGTACTGTCCCCAAGAAGGGATCAGTGGGGGGCTGTCATCCCCTCCTGGACACACAGGGTCCTGAGGGCCAGGCTGGGGCAAACAGGGCTGGCTACATGACTGGGCCCTATTGCCCGCCTCCCAggaccttcctcctccctcctgttCCCGCACCCCCGCAGGGGGAGCTGATTCTGGCCCCAAGGGGAGCTCCCCAGTCTTGTTTCCCAGGACAACACTGAGTGTCTCTAACATGAGCCTCTTCAGCCAACTGGGGCTGAGGTGCAGTCACCTGGGACACCTGCCCTAGGCAGGTTCCTATTCTGACATCCCAGGGAGctgtgcctttgtgggtagatgCCACTAGGGGGTGCCCTCTCTCCacccttctcctgccctcaggtgGCCTCTGAACCCCAAACCTCCCCCAACTTCCGCCTCATGCTGGGTCTGATGCCTGGTGGATCTGGGTCTTACCATTTGTGGGCTAGAATTCTGACAAGTCCGTTGCtgaactaaaatcaaggtgttggcagggtgtGTCCCTTCCTGCAGGCTCTGGGGGGAATcactttccttgccttttccagtttctagaggccaccctcattccttggcttgtggccctgcCTCCATCTGCAAAGCAGCAATGGTGGGTCCTGCCTTACCAATTCACACCCCATCCCTCTGACTCCCTCTTCTGACTCCTTCTGGTATAAGGACCTTGGGATTACACTggctcacccagataatccacGATAATCTCCCCATGTCCTGTCCTGAACTTAATCACGTGTGCAGAACCCCTTTGCCAAGTGAAGTACATATTCACAGTTTCCGGAGATTAGGACATAGGCATCCATGGTTATGGTCCTTGGATAGGGCAGGTGGGAGATAAACCTTCTAAGCTTTCCTGTCTGAGAGTGACATAATTTTGCCCTCCCCTTTAATTGATGGTTTGCTGGGTTTAGAATTCTAAAACTCAGCTAATTTCCTCTCAGACCTTGGAAGGCCTTGCTGCATCATCTTCTAGCTTCCCAGTCTAGATTCTTATTAGCATTCTGTGCTTACTGATAGCAGTGGTCCTGAAATTTTTACCTAGAAGTGGCGTAGGAACAACAGTTTGGTTGGAGGCAGGTGGCTTGAATCTGCATCTGTACAGAATCCCTTCTGAAAGCCTGAGAAAATGTCTCTTGTCCAAACTGCCCAACCAATTCTGGAttcttgtttggttttggttttggttttctagTAACACACTAGTAAATGGTTAATGAAGAAAATCTGGAAATGGCTAAAAAGTATACAAAAGATGATAATCACCTATACCCCCAGCACTCAGGGGTAACAAGTGTTGATATTTTGGTGTCTTTGTATACATACCCAACTCtccatatgcaaaaatatatacaaagctCTGAATTGTGTTTACATTTAGAACCTGTCAGAAATACTTCGATTTCCCCTATATTCTATTAAACCTTTGCAAAAGGGAAATAATAACCTTAGTGGCTGTCTAGAAAGTCTGTTCTGGCTTTCTACAACTTTTTGGAGAataggaaaaggaagggaaaaaatgtaTGAGCGGTGCCATCCACAATATGTGGTGAAAAATAATAAGCATGAGCTCAATAAACTAACAATTACCCTAGAAAAACTAGGCTTAGAAAAGCATCTTATGACTGCAAACTAAGGATGAAAGTTGCAGGTTTAACTGTCTTAGCAAATGTGAGAACAAGAGGAAGCTCCTCTCTGTTAACACTGGTTGGTGGGAAAACACACCATAGGACATTGGTCACTTATGATCTAGCAGACAGGGCCCCCCATGTCCCCACCTTGTGGGTTCCCCCAGTGATCAGAGGGACTTCAACTGTCCACAGGGTCATGGCACTCCCGGCCTCAGCGGTGGCGGGACAGGCAATGCCACTTGCAAAGCAGGTCAGCACCTACTGGTCAGTGATGGGTCCCGACTGGGGGTGGTGCAGGACCCTTGTGTCCAGGAGTGCCCAAGGCCACTCTCTGGGGCCAGGGTCATGTCTTTCGTGGACGGCAGCTGGGAATACAAAGGCTGAAGGTTATGGGGCCCAGATGGTGGGGGGTGACAAGCCCTGAGTTTCTCCACCTAGGAAAGGccctgccccatcacccctgcctGAAGATCTCCAATTCCTTCCCAGGTCTCTTCAGCCTGTCCCAGGACAAGTGCTGAGAGCAAGGGCAGTGGACACGGCAGGGGGTGAACCAGGGACCCTGGTGTCCCCTCCCTGTGCTTACCCAGCGCCCAGGGCTCTGTATGCCCCAGCTGGGCCCTTGGCTGCATGGGTCTGCGCCCACGATGACAGTAATGAATGACCCCGGGGCACAGGGTTGAGGGTCCCCAGCTGTTCACTTTCTCCCCAGCCTTGGGCCCCGATTCCTGGTGGGGCTGTCAGGCGGCTCCACCACAGGGGTGTGCCATAGGTGACCTACAGGGAGAGCACGTGGCTACTCAGTCCTGCTGTGGCCTTGTGCGCCAAGCACAGACCAGGGAAGCACCTCACCCTGCCCAGCTCGGGGGAACAAACGGCTTCTGCAGGCTGAGGGCCACCCATTTGGGAAAGTACCACAAAGCCCACATTCATGACAAACAGAGATAGTTGGCATGAGGGACTGACTGTGAAGGGTGTGGTGAGCAGGCATGATGGGCCCGATAAAGAGACAAGGTCTCAGCCGAGGCCTGGAGGAAGGCAGGAGCCAACCAGGAAAGAGAGGAACATTCTAGAACATTCTAGACCAAGGGAGCAGCATCTGCAAGGGCAGAGGTGGGCAAGAGCTGGGCACCTAGGCGCTATGCAGCCAGAGTGGGGGGGGGTGATAAAAGGGGGGCCCTGCAGGAGACCCTAGGAGCACTGGGAAGCTGCAGGGGTGTTACAGGGGTGTTACGTGTTGGCCGGACTTGTTGGGTGTAGATTTGAATCCTTGTGGCTGCAGAGTGGATGAGAGCtggcgggggaggaggggtgggttgGGTGTGGGGGTGGACGGGGGGGCGCGGGACACAACCGCGGGGGGCACTTCCATCTGGTTCGGGGCTGCCCACCAGCGTTTGCCCACCTTCCCTGTTTGGGAAACCCCCAGGGCTCACACATGAGCAGGGAGGATGGGGGTCtccgggtggggagggagggcaggatgtGGACCCACCAGAGCTTCTCATACCTTCTGCTCTCACAACACCTCTGGATCTCATGAAAACACAGATCTGCCCGAACAGTTCCGAGCGTCCCGAGTTGGCCCCGCTGGCCTGGTCCCTTGGCCGTGCTGAGGCTGGGTTCTGCGACCCcagcgtgggggtggggggcgacaCACTTGCTGCTGCCTCTCCACCCAGGCCACCTATGGAGCTTGGAGCCCCCACGCCCCCAGGACAAGCCTCAACCACAGGGAGTCAGGAGAGAAGGGGCCATGCCGGGTCCTCGTCCCCCACGGGCGATGCTGAGGTGTGTCCCCGTGATTTCTCAGGGGATCCCGGCCAGACAGTGCCTCAGCTGCCAAAAGGGTAACCTCCCCATCTGGGCAAACGTCACTGGCTCTCGCCCCTCCTGCCTCATTTCACCACTCTTCACTGGGGCTTCTTGGTATCGCCTCCTAAATAAACTACCCGCACCCTCGTCCTGGTCCCGGGTCAGCCTTTGGGGGACCGTGGTGAGGCCAGGAGCATCCGGCATCTGTGTGGTGGGAAACACGGCATGAGTGCTGGGGGTGTTTGGGGGGCGTTTCCTCCACTGCACTCCACTCCAGCCTTCCTAGCCCCCAGGGACTTTGGTGCTACTAATGTCCTCCCAAAAATTATCTTTCTGATTGAACTAACCTGAGAGGGTTTTGTTGTTTGCAACCAAAACCAGTATAGCACAGATGGGTGACAATGATTTAGGACTTAAGGAGTGGTCTTGGCGTGGATGGGACACGGGTGACCGTGAGGGTGTCCAGGAAGCCACCCGGGGCCACAGAACACAGTGCAAGGCTTCAACTTGAACATGCACAGGTTTATTAGCAAAGGGGACTGGGCCTGACTCAGCAGATGGCCCTGACTCTCAGGGGCCATCTGCTGGGCTCAGGCCAACTGTAGGAATGGGGGAGCCcagagcagagggaagagcaacAGCAATGGGCAGGAGTTCGGCCTGCAAATGGTGTTTTTGGCCAAAACCGTTCGGATCCACTTGTAGTGAGCACTGATGTTGGTGTAGACACCGGGCCGGTTGGGCCTACCACAGCCCACTCCCCAGCTCACGATTCCAACCTGATACCACAGCCCTTTCATTTCGCAGGTCAAGGGTCCACCTGAGTCACCCTGGGGAGCAGCATGGGTGAGCCcagcctggggtggggcaggaggggtgAGCAGAGAGGCCAGGAGAGCAGGAGGGGCTGTGGAGCTGGGCAGACTGGATGCAAATGCCACTCCTCCCCCTGGAAGtaaccaagcctcagtttctgcatctgcaaAGTGGGGGCAATAGTCTCTACCCCCGCCCCCAGGGTCGAGGTGAGGACCAAATGAAGTGCAGGGATACAGATTGCTCtcaggcctgggggctggggtgaTGTGATACTAAGGCCCAGAAGCCCTGGTTGGGGACGGGAGGGACACTCACAAAGCAGGAATCCTTGCCACCTTGAGGGTCGCCAGCACAAACCATGTCTCCCCAGATGTCACGGCGGAAATCAGGCAGTGAGAACAGGTGGTTACACATGGTGGTGTTTATGATGCCGACCTGCACTTCCTGGAGGGTGTAGGGAGATGGCAGTGCTGCTGTAGAGTTGAGGGGACAGAGAAAGATGGCATCCTGAGCCTCTCCCCTACCATCAGGTTGGGAGGAATGGCATAGGCTATGAAggcggtgggtggggggaggcggtCCTTGGGGCACCCACGATGCCTGGGGCATTGCCCCTGATTCCCCTGCTCTagcccagcacccagcacctGATGGGTGATGAACAACATCACATAAAGAACCAATGGATGGACAAGCTGTTACAGGTTTCCCTCTCTGTAGCCTGCAGATAACAGGCCCTGGCTGAGGCCCCACGGAGAGACCGGGGAGAGACCGTAGCACGCCTGAGGGCGGGGCTAGTGCAGCTGAGATGGTTTAGGATTAACACAGTCCAGCGCCCAGGTGCCTGAGGAGGTGGGGCATCCCTGGTGCACTCTCTCCCCGTGCATTTGCGCATGCCCGGCCCCCCAGGATGCAGTGCGATCAAGCCCCATTCTCAGGTAAGGAAAGATTCAGGAGCAAgattgccctcccccacccccagcaaagtATCAGGGAACTGCCAGAGCCTGAtatgaacccaggtctgtccaaTTCCTAAGTCTGGGTCCGAATCACCTCCTTATCCTGCAGAGGATGGTGACCACAAGAACACTGAAAGCTGGTCTGtaaatagagcttcctggctgccGGGCGCTCTGCTAAGCCCTCATGTATGAATGCTTTTAAGCCTCAGAACTACCCTCTCAGGTGGGAGCTATTATTatgccattttgcagatgaggaagctgaggcacagtgaGATGAAGTGCCTTGCCCAAGGTTTCCCAGCTAGTACAGAGTATATCaggtctggggggtgggggacaagaAGTCACCTTCTACCTGTGAGAGCGAGGGTTCAGCCTGGGGCTGGGTGTTACCACCTGTTAGCCGGGGGAAGGGAGCAGGGTCTGCCTGGCTAGGCTCCTTGGCTCACACCCATTCAGCCCTTTGGGCCCAGGCAGTCTGCACAGGGGCACTTTCTCCAGCCCCTTCGGGTGAAGGGAAAGGACGGGGCAGGTCTCCTGTCGACTCCTCTATCTGCCCCGTGCCAATTCCAGGTGTGCTACCCTCTCCGGCCCAGTGAGCCCTGGCTTCTCCATTGAGCCCTGGGGCCTTGGGCAATTTCCATACCTCTCCAAgcttgctcatctgtaaagtaggtaTAAAAATGTTCCCAGCCTCATTGGCAGGTAGGCTCCAGAAGGAAGAGAGTCCCTGGAACCCAGAACAGTGCCAGGGACACAGAGCGCATGAGAGGAGCTTTATCTATATGGTTGCTGTGGTTAAGGGTGAGGCAGGGCCACGCTGGGCCTGGGAGCAGTGTGAGGCGCCGTCCAGTCCGTCAGGCTAGAGCCCCCGCAGCCCCTCTGGGGGCCTGTGTCCAGCGGTTTCAGAGGATTCGTGGTGAGAGAGAAGCAGGTGGCAGCTCATGACAGCGCAAGGAGCCCCACAGAGATTCAGGGGGGAGCCAAGGCTGGAGCATGGCTTGACATTTCAAGGAGAGAAAAGGAGCTGGCACTCCAGGACAGGAGGCCACTCTGGCAGCTGCAGAAGGGATGGAGAAGCCAGAGTGGGAGGCTGGCTggcagtgggggtggtggtgagcacCCTGCTGGGGTGGAAAGGAGGCCTTCCTGAAacagccctccccagccccacccctgcaggCTGGGGCTTCGGGCCTGGGCCAGCGAGCCACCCTCTCTGGCTTCCGGCGTGCCACCCTCTCTGGCTTCCGGCGAGCCACGCTCTCTGGCTTCCGGCGAGCCACCCTCTCTGGCTTCCGGCGTGCCACCCTCTCTGGCTTCCGGCGTGCCACCCTCTCTGGCTTCCGGCGTGCCACCCTCTCTGGTTTCTGGCTCACAGTCTCCGGAAGGGAGGGGGAGCTGAGTGTGTGTACAGAAAGCACTGCTCGTTAAGGGGGAGCAAGAGTGGAGAGccacggacttccctggcggtccagtggttaagacttcgccttccagtgcagggggtgtgggttccatccctggtcgggaagctaagatcccacatgcctcgtggccacaaaaaccaaaacataaaaaaacagaagcaatattgcaaccaaattcaataaagactttaaaaaaatggtccacatcaaaaaaaatctaaaataaaaaaaaaaaagaggacttccctggtggcgcagtggttaagaatccgccttccaatgcagaggacacgggttcgagccctagtccaggaagatcccacatgccacggagcaactaagcccatgcgccacaactactgagcctgcgctctagagcccatgagccacaactactgagcccacgtgctgcaactactgaagcccgcgtgcctagagcccatgctccgcaacaggagaagccactgcaatgagaagcccgcgcactgcaacaaagagtagcccccgctggacACAACCAAAGAAAACCCGtgcaagacccaacgcagccaaaaataaataaataaatttattaaaaaaaaaagagtggagagcCAGTGTGGAGAGGATGCTGAGTAGGCCAAAGAGAGGATGCTGCCAAGGTGGGGGCCACTGAGGCTGGTGCAGCTAGAATGAGTGGACATGACATTGccgccctcccctgccccagaccCATCTGTCCCCAGCCTCACCCTGATCTTCTTCAATGTCCCCCCAGCCGGTCACCCAGCAGTCAGTCCGGTTCTCAAACTCAGAGGAGGAAGCCATGAGACAGATGGGCTGGATGTACTTGGTGTAGGTAATGGAGGAGGACAGCTTCAGCAGGGCGATGTCATACGATGCAGACCCCAGATACCTGGGGCTCAAAAAGATCTGCTCCACGTTGTAACGGTTGTAGTAGGCTTGCAGGTTCCAAATGGATGGTGTGGCAGACAGCTCGCCAAACTGGACCGACCATTCATAGGGATCTCTGTTGCTGGCAGGGGAGGAGAAAGCCGTCAGGGGTCCTCAGAGGGAGGGTGGGCCACCTGAGCACACCTGGGGCTGCTCCCTGAGCTGAGACCCCCGGGCTGCTGCGGGGCTCACCCCAGACACCATCAGCAGGTCTTCCTTCGACCAAAGAGGCCAGGGTAGAAACGTGGAGAGCCCAGACAGCCCCAAACAAAGTCCCACACCTGGGGACTTGAGGGGGTTGGTAGGAGGGTGCCTCCCCTGCCAGCTCATCTGGCCAGTCACTCAACCACCTGTCACCTCCAAGAGCCCTTCTCAAAAGGGAACAAGCAGGTGCACGGGCGCCACAGCAGGCTGGGCTCAAAACAGCTTCCGGGGCCACTGTCACCACAGGCCAGGCTCTGTGTCCAGCACTTACTTCAGCTCATTCCtcccccggggtgggggggggcggtcacctctgctgggaggtggggtgaggaaaGTGGAGGTTGGTGGTGCCATTTGGGGACAAgtgaagcaagaaagaaaagaacaagacaaaCAAATGTGCGTGGGAATGTTCTGGGAGAACATTCTGGAAGAAACTGCACAGGGTTTCCTCCCGGAGCGCCCTGGGGGACTCGCGTGGGTGCGTAACGGGCTGCAGCCGGGACTGGGCCTCAGGAGCACACGAGGGCCGTGTCCACGTGGGGCATGCGCGCAGGTCCTGCTGCAGACCCAGGGCCCGGGGTCAGCGGGCCGCCCGCCCCCAGACTCACTTTTGGAAGCAGTGTGCGGCCGAGAGCACCCAGCGGCGGTTGAGCAGGCTTGCTCCGCAGTAGTGGGAGCCCCATAGGCGCAGGCTGCCCTGCCACGGCCAGCGCCCAAGCTCTGCGTCCTTTCCACCCACTATGCGTGTCGGGACAGTCCGTTGGCCACATGGCCCtgggatggacagatggacaccAGGCTGAGCTGCGGGAGGCAGGCCCACCCCGTCCACCCTCACCCACCgggtgggagaagggaaggggcGCCCCGGGGAACCGCGCGTCCAGGGGTCTTGCCGCCCAGGAAGAAGGGGACGCTGGGGACCTGCCCCACGTGGGCCACAGgcgcccgcccctcccccacacccaggGGCGGCCCCATCCGTTACATGCGAGCATAGAAGAGTTCTCGAAAcctggggcggggagaggaaaaGATGAGTCGCCCTTCGCGCTCCGGCTCAGGTGCCCTGCGCAGGGAAGCGCGCCCCCTGGACGCCTTACCTGGAAGCAACAGGTCCCTATCCCGCAACGCTGCGGGTAGGAGAGAAAGTGAGCTCCCCTCGGTCTCCACGcgccccacccttcccccatcaCCCCTAGCTGCGCCGgcagccccagcctcagctcaCCCTGCCTCGCGATTTCGACCCGCACCAACAGTTGCGCGAGCAGCAGCGCCCCGACCTGCGCGCCCATGGCCTCTTCTTCCCGCCGCCTGGCGCCCCCTCTGCTTCCGCCAGCTCCAAGGCCCGGCTGGGGCGCCCCCTCGGGGAGAGGGAGCCACGGGAACCCTGGCCGCCCCCTTCCCTCAGCTTGACCTCTCTGGTCCAAGGGCTGTTTGGGAACCTGGGACGTCACAGTGCCCCGGCTTTGAGCTTCTACTGGGGCTCGGTCCCCCAACTACGTACCTTGTTATGGCCCAGGAGCCAGTGTACCCAGACGATCCCTTTCTTGTCTGCGACCCTGGGGGCCTGGCTGCCCCCCATGCTGCCCTCTTTTCTACCCATTCCTT contains these protein-coding regions:
- the LOC137750399 gene encoding testisin-like → MGGSQAPRVADKKGIVWVHWLLGHNKGAPQPGLGAGGSRGGARRREEEAMGAQVGALLLAQLLVRVEIARQALRDRDLLLPGFENSSMLASQPGVHLSIPGPCGQRTVPTRIVGGKDAELGRWPWQGSLRLWGSHYCGASLLNRRWVLSAAHCFQNNRDPYEWSVQFGELSATPSIWNLQAYYNRYNVEQIFLSPRYLGSASYDIALLKLSSSITYTKYIQPICLMASSSEFENRTDCWVTGWGDIEEDQALPSPYTLQEVQVGIINTTMCNHLFSLPDFRRDIWGDMVCAGDPQGGKDSCFGDSGGPLTCEMKGLWYQVGIVSWGVGCGRPNRPGVYTNISAHYKWIRTVLAKNTICRPNSCPLLLLFPLLWAPPFLQLA